One Paraburkholderia phymatum STM815 genomic window, CAGCGACATCGAAGATCCTCGCACCCGGACTGCGCCTCGGCTATCTGCTGAGTCCGCCAGAACGCTCGGCGCTCGCCGCGGAGGCCGTGCGCACCACCGCGTGGATGCCCGCGCCGATGTCCATGTTGATCGCGACGATATGGATCGAAGACGGCACCGCGCGCCGCATCATGGATGCGCAACTGGCCGAGATTCGCGTGCGGCATGATCTGGCGCGGCAGATTCTGCCGCAAGAGTGGCTCGAATCCGATCCGGCGTGCATGTTCGTATGGCTGAAGCTGCCGCCGCCGTGGCGCGCCGACGATTTCGCGGCAAATGCGAAAGCGCGCGGCGTGGTCGTGATGCCTTCATCGGCGTTCGCTGTCGATCGCGCCGAGGTCGAGCATGGCGTGCGGATCAATCTCGCGTGCGCGTCCTCGCGCGAGCAGCTGGTCAGCGCGTTGCAGACGCTGGCGCACGCGTTGCGCGATCGTCCGCGTGCGCTGTTCGGCACGATTTAGGTTTCGCGAACTCGGCGCCTACAAGCTGCCGTTTTCGACCACGCGCCCTTCCGCGCGCCAGCGCAGCATGCCGCCCGCAAGATTCGCGACCTCTTCGAAACCGGCCTGGCGAAGAATCACCGTCGCCTGAGCCGAACGGCCGCCCGCGCGGCAAACCGTGACGATGGGACGCTCCTTGCCAAGTTCCGCCGTGCGTTTCGCGAGGTTGCCGAGCGAGATCAGCTTCGCTTCTGGAATGCGTCCAAGCGGGCCTTCGTATTCGTCAGGCTCGCGCACATCGATGATCTGCACCGCTTGCAGATGCTCTTCGAGCCACTGCGGGTGAATCTCCCAGATGCCGGCAAAGGTGTACGTAAGGGGTGCCCATTCGGGGAGCGGCTTTTGCGACGGGTCGCTTGCCGCGACGCCGCACTTCATGTTCGCGGGCACGGCCACGTCGATCTGCCGCGGATGCGGTAGCCCGAGATTCGTCATATAGACGGCGAAATCCTCTTCGCACAGTTCGCCGCCAAGCCGTGGATTGAAGCGCCGCTCTTCGTCGACGCTCGTCACGGTGAGGCCGCGATAATCGTGCGCCGGATACAGCAGGCAGGTGTCAGGCAACGAGAAAAGCTGCTCGTGCACCGCGCGGAACAGCGCGTGGGGATTGCCACTCTGAAAGTCGGTGCGCCCTGTGCCGCGAATCAGCAGACAGTCGCCCGTGAAGGCCATCGACCCGTCATCGAGCACGAGACTGACGCAGCCATTCGTATGACCTGGCGTTGCGCGCACTTGCAGATGACGCGCGCCGAACGCGATCGTATCGCCGTGACTGACATAATGGTCCGCGCCTTCCGCGCCGCTCGCCGCCGAAATCGCAATCTTGCTGCCGGTGTGCTTTTTCAGCAGCCATGCGCCCGTCACGTGATCCGCGTGAACGTGCGTGTCGATCGTATACAGCAAACGCAGGCGCAATTCTTCGAGCAGCGCGGCATCGCGGCGCGCCTGCTCGAACACCGGGTCGATGAGCACGGCTTCACGCGTGTCGCTGTCGGCGAGCAGATACGTGTAGGTGGACGATTGCTGGTCGAACAGCTGGCGGAAGATCAGCACGCTTACGGTCTCTCGAGATGTATCGGACAGAAACTCCGCCGGCGCGCGCAAT contains:
- a CDS encoding MBL fold metallo-hydrolase, whose product is MIFRQLFDQQSSTYTYLLADSDTREAVLIDPVFEQARRDAALLEELRLRLLYTIDTHVHADHVTGAWLLKKHTGSKIAISAASGAEGADHYVSHGDTIAFGARHLQVRATPGHTNGCVSLVLDDGSMAFTGDCLLIRGTGRTDFQSGNPHALFRAVHEQLFSLPDTCLLYPAHDYRGLTVTSVDEERRFNPRLGGELCEEDFAVYMTNLGLPHPRQIDVAVPANMKCGVAASDPSQKPLPEWAPLTYTFAGIWEIHPQWLEEHLQAVQIIDVREPDEYEGPLGRIPEAKLISLGNLAKRTAELGKERPIVTVCRAGGRSAQATVILRQAGFEEVANLAGGMLRWRAEGRVVENGSL